TGTGCagcaaaacttaaaaaaataagcaaTATTGCTGATTTCTTGGAAGTGTTACTTTACTGGTGGGAAGTTTTGTCGTTATTAGTAGTGGTTATTGTAATTACATATTTTCATTGCCTTTCATAAGTTATTTTTCTGTTATATCTTAGCCTTTTGCATTTATCAACTCGTGTCTTCCTTTTGGCAAGAAATTTAGTAAAGCCCTctgaagcaaaaaaaaaaaaaagttttagaaAATGAACTTAATCGTACTCTCAACCACAGGGAGTACTGTTGGGACTATCTAACACAGCAGGAGTGCTTGCTGGTGTCTTTGGTACAGCTGCAACTGGCTATATTCTGCAAAAAGGTGCATCTAGCCTCCCAACGTTATCCTCTCATGGGATCTCTTTCTTATGTCTCAAAtgtcaatttaatttgttcacGCTATTTGTGGATGGTAACTTTAAACAATTTGCATATGGAACtaattatttctctctctctctctctctctctgtttttatGTCtttatacgtatatatatatatatatctgcagGCACTTGGGATGATGTTTTTAAGGTAGCTGTTGCATTGTATATTATTGGCACATTAGTCTGGAACATCTTTTCAACGGGAGAGAAGATTCTAGACTAAGTTTaatcaagaaagaaagggagGAGAGATGCAGCCTACATAGCCAGAAGAgatgatatatacatacagtTAAAAAGCATGCATGGGATGGGAAGAATGTTGAGAACCCGCGTGGCATGTTGCCGCTTTCATACTTCTCTTACTAAATTGTGAGGCCCTTAATCTCCAGCTCCTGACAATTTTGTGAGTTGGCGCCAGAAACCTTTTTTAAGGGCTGTCACTCTTGTgtttttaattctaaatttataaaaaaataaaaataaaaatcggTAACTTACACCTCCCTAACGTTTTCCTTTGCCCATAGAGTTAAAAGAGTGCATTACATTCGTGTCATAGGAAACACTTCACATATTTATATCATCAACCCCAAGTATATATTAGATGGGAATGGGACTCTTTTTAAGTATATGGTAATTGTTCCTGCTTTTATGAAGATGCTCAGGGCATTAGATTAATGTTATTTTGGTTGAAGTACTtcaccaaaatatatgattGCTGTTAGGGAAGTgatactttttaaatttatcacattatatttatagatatatataagataaaaaaaaataaaaatacgaTAAGAAACAACAGTTGTGGACGACTGCTGCTTTGAagattttgtattaaaatttaagggagcaaataaaaaaaaacctcttTAATGCTGATAggaattttttgagaaattgaggaaaaaataactttttaagaataaaaaaaaaaccctcagGGATTGCCATAGAAAAAAGAACCCAAGATTTCTTCCATATTTGAATTGGTGGCAACAGTTACTGCCAGCAATAGCtactttcattttttaattttaagtacttgacaaaatttttaacaattaactaaattgtaaaataattaaaaatttaatgattattataatacaaattaaagtataaaaactattttattacaaaaaatataaagttttaaaaactattaGTATTACTTACCCATAGAAGCAGGTCAAGTTGCCCAACTTTCTCTTAAAGAAAACAAACATATGTTTATTGTTATAATGAccaaagcacaatccaagttaAAAGAGAGAGACCCAaacaaaactcaaacaaactCCCCCTTCGTGTTACACCAAACTCCTCAATTAACCACAAGTATTAGGAGTAACCTCAAAGCTTactgttataaaaaaaaaaagatgtttaATGACATTGTGACGTCACATcatcataatttaaaattttaaaatctatttaattcATAATACATGACAATTAGTAAAAGTAGgatcttttttaaatttatcaaatatcgtCATGAATGATAATTGCAGCATAAATgtatatgatgaaaatattcaaGTAGGGATTCTGTTATGAGATCATACAGGGTTTCGTTTTAAAAGAATTGGGAGAAAATATAAAGGGTAACTTTAGCATTCAGAGAAAGCTGGGTAGGTTGACAGAATAACTGAACATGTAAATATCCTCGCCCAAATTATATTCTCTTTCGTGGATATGCATGAAATTAATTGCACAATCTTCTAGCTCTGCATCTAATTTCTGCTTTTGCACTATAAATTGTGTGCCCCATTTTTATAGGCAGATTCAAACAAAGATTTTCAGTGGATAAATTGCACACTTTAACTATAACAACTTggtcattattttaatttttattactataacctctaaactttaaatttttattaaaatttaatttttcttttactttttcttcaaattctatTCACTAAAACtatcacataaataaaaatgcatGTTCCCATGAAAAAACGAACACAAGGAGCATTATTAGTTGGGCAAAGATAACACACACCACTTTAGTTTTCATATATGCCAaatcacaaataaaaagaatgcaTTTCAAGCCAGATGACACAGGACGGGACAATACTGAGGACTTGTCACAAAGAAATCAAAGTCATAAACTTTCATGGCTTTTCAATCCATCACATGTTTCATTAGTATTATTAGTATGGCACGAGActtgaaattacaaattataaGGGGGGGAAAAAACACTGGAATCGTTATTCCCACAAAATTAGTGTTAGCCACACACAATTTTTTGTGTAATAACTAGACGACGGGTGGAGTGTGATTAACAAATTATTTAGTGGGAATAACAGCACTCGACGGAAACTAACTAGAGAAATTGATGCGGGACAGCACTGATTTATAGAAAATTTGGGAAGAAAGATAAGGCATCTGGAAAAGGAGAAAAGGTAGGATATGcaagaagatatatatatatatatatatatatttatagcaCCAGCAAAGGTGATGCAAAAACAGAGAAGAaaacagaagagaagaaagaaaataagaagagagaaggaagaaagaagagcgATGATGTCCAGATGATTGGGACTCACAAagataacccaaaaaaaaaaataataataataaaacccACCCTCTTTTATGTGATTAAGAGTTGTTTATTTTATCTGAATGTATTTTAAATCTATTAGGGTTTTTAGTAGATTGGTTGATAGAATTTAAGTGATATATTAAGTTACTTAGGTAGGAGCagttttaaaagaattttggttGTTTTAGGAGTTTTATGGGGCCTGTATATATGGCTCATTGGTACAACagaagatataattttttggaaCGAATAGGACTAAAAGCAGTCATTCCCTCCTGATTCCCCCTTCCCTCTTCTCCACTGCTACTTCTCTCCTATGTTTTCTTCTTCGTCGTTTCTGCATCAGCTCTGCTGCTGCTATCTATGTACCCTTCTTCTTGCttatcctcatcttcttcttccccacaTTTTTCACTTCCCTCCCTAATTTTCTGTAAATCCGTGTTGTCCCACATCAAGGTGAGGCGGCTATTCTAAATACTACTTTTATTCATTCCCCAAACAATACACCAATGAGCCATATACATATAGATAGGCTTGATAAAACTCCTAAAACAATCAAAACTCTTTTAAAACTACTCTTAACAAAATATGGTACCTTAATACCACTTAAATTCAATCACACAATCTACCAGTAAGtcctaataaaactaaaatacatTTCGATAACATCAAAAACTTCTAATCATATAAAACTAGTATCTGTTTGTATTCTGTGAGTCCCAATCATAATGACTTCATCAGCAAGCTTATTAAAACCTCGACGAGTCAGACTCCCTAACAGGTTAACTATCATTTGATATGGATTCTTACTGTAGATGGAACCAATTGGATGAATTATACTTACAGCAAAGATGATTGGATGACTTCCCAAGAAAAGGACGCTGCGCCAGAGCCTCTTCTCCTTCCTACTCTTCATAGTTATGCAAAGAATTATACCTTATTGAAAGTTTTGCCATCTGAAACAACTCTAACCTTGTAAAAATGGTCAGCAGGTTAGCGTGACGGGCTTATCAAAAGCATCTAAGGAGCACCACTGTCTGTATGTCAGGCATATAACCCAAACTACAGCATAATCAACAATAGCAAATATCAACACATGTAACCCTAGTAGCTTCAtcacaagaaaaataagtcaattgCACTTCAAAGCAAACTAGCAAATTATCACATTAGACACATCTTTAACTTCGTCTCTTTCTGACaaacatattttcatcatcatcttAACGCTCCTCAGTTAATGAGCTGCCCCCGATAAAGAAACTCCTATGGCTCCACCAACGATCACCTGTTTGAAACACATTTATGTCATCATCATCTTAACGATCAGTAGATGAGCTGCCCCTGATAAACGAACCCCTTCGGTTTCCACCCACAAACACCTCTTTGAAACGAGATATGGGACCCAGAATCCTGCCCATCTTCTGTCAATATCGGCAACAAAAATGTCAAATTTGCACAACTGGAAGGTCAACAGATCTAAAATAAATGCTGGAAAATGACGCAACATGAAATAATCTCATTACCACAATTAGAAAGCAGCCAACTGATACATAAAAATGTCCTATAAGGTAAAAATGAAGACCCCACaatgaaatttatgtaaatgaagaaaaattctCAGAGTAGAGAAGAACTCTTGAAATAGTCCCAATAAAATTGTATGGTAAAGGAAGGGCAGTCATAAAATGAAAATGGGGCTGGCATCATTCATGACAAACTTATTATTGCCCTAACACCTTGGTGGTGCAATTAGTTCAACCCCTGCAATTCATTTCATTAACAATGATGGGTAGGTGCCATGAGCAAGGCACATGAAGTTTCACTGGATTTTGCATTCCAAAATTTAACTATCAAGAACAATTTTCTATTATTCCCCTAAATATAAAACATTCTAGGTGCACTGCTTACATCAAACACAAAAAATTCATGGACAATTGGAAATTTCTAGGCACGTTCTTTCCATCATTGAGACTTCATAGCACCAAATATATGTCAATAATTTGACATATGCCACCAAAGCAACACAAAATTCCTAACACATCTCAAAGTATCTAACAACCCTCCATCCAGTAAACTGACAGTATAGACATGGCTACAAATAAAGCATACaacatgtgaaaaaaaaatatgcgTAATGTAGGTGCAATAAATGCACCTTGTTTTTCAAACAAGGTGTATTTATTGCATATTGTTTTCAGCTTCCTGAACACTATTGGTTGGTAAATATTTCAAAAGACGATGTACTCAATACCAACCAATAAGAGTGTATGAGGCTAAAAACAAGGTGCAATAAATGCATCTTGTCTGAAAATTAGGTGTGTTTATTGCACCACTCATTAACATTACCCAATAAACATAGGAGTGGAATGGTATCAAAAACTAAACCCCTAGAGAATAGTCAAAACTGCTCCCTAAAGGGAAGATCCTACTTGTCAATCTTGAACCCATGTGATGAAATTCTTGAGCATAAATATAGAATATTAAGATGAAGTTATGCAATCTCCTTGATATATCAGTGTCCCAATTTTTTTAAGGATAAGTTTCCAACAGATCCCACACGTAGTATTGCCTTAGGTCATTCCCCTCAGATAGAAGCTAGTTTTAAATCATTTAGTAACCAATCGTTAGATTATAAGCACCAGGATCTGCCACATGAATTTCTGCAAaacatctccatgacatgcatTACAAacgaaatatttttgtttcacaTATTAATAGCAATGGAAATACCTCATCATTAGTGCTAATCTGCCAATTAAGCTGTAAAGTTCTCCACCTTTCTTGCTGCCAACGCTGCCCCAAAATTACAAGACCCATTACAGCTGCAGCAACAAAAATGGACCAAAACGCATTTGCCTCCTTTGCCTGAGCATACAGAGAAGCAGCTTGCCTTTTCCACCAAGCTCCACAAGGAAGTTCTGAGCTGTCACGTGTGTCTTCCTTTGCAGGCTTTGGCAACTTTGAGATGTCTGAATCTAAACCCCCTTCAGAGGGTTCAATTTGCCCAGGAATGATCTTGTTCTCATCATATGCAGCTGATTCATCCATTGGCGTTTCATTGCTGAAAGCAGAAAATTTGGGAGCACTATACATACTCTGCTCTTTCTCAAGCAAATTTAGCCTTTGCAAAGCCGTTTCTTTGTCTAACTCAGTTCCATGAATGGATAAACTAACCTTTTCATCAAAAAACTGAATCCCAGGGAAGTCATCTGCCATAGCCAATCCTTTATTAATCCCCCAGTTCTGTTCATCTTTTGTATCTGATATCCCCTCTTCTTCACTACCCAATTTAGCACCATCATCTTCTATTCCCTGTATGCTGTGGATCTCAATATTTTCAGGTTCCAGAGGCAAATTCTCATGTTGACTTGGTGGAAAGACAAAATGACTAGACATGAACATTGCCCGTGAAGTTTCACCTTCATTATTCTCAGCCATACTTTCTTTGCCATTATCATTCAATTCAACTTGTTCGGGATTAGGAGCAGCAGCATATGCTGATGCTGTAAGCGAAACAACTTCCCATTCATTCCCACGGGAGGTAGTTTCCTCCCCCTCCCCATTATCAGCCATTACAAGAGCTCAAATTTTTCTAGACTTCACATTCACAGAtgaatatagaaaagagaaattgaagTTACAAACCAATAATCCAATAAAACCACACAaagtgtaaataaaattaaaaaatctcgGGCACAGTGGGAAGAGAATAAGATTGTACGAAAATGTTTCTGCTATTTCAAAAATTCGACAGATATTCACCTTCACAAGACAAATAAAATCCATACAAGCCCTCGTCAGCACTGACTTTAACTTGTAGAATTACAATCACACTTTCTGTAATAGATTGTTGGTTCCCTTTTTACGTAAAAATAATCCCAGGAAAGACAAAAACGTCTTGAGAAAGTATTTTTTCCTACTCTCTTGTACgaccttttccttttatttattgggCATAACTAGAATAAAAAAGCTCAAGAAatctttaataatttaaaataaccaCTCTATTGGCTGAGAGCCATCTAACATTTCTAATAACTGTCGGAGCAACAGAATAAGAATATAggtagataatttttttaatttttccttccCTGGGTGCTAAGAACATTATATCAATACGTTTTCTACAAAATCCTTTCATAACTGATCAACAAAACTACCACATGCTAAAACTGAGCAATAATAATCATCACGAAGTATACTATGTctggttgaaggtgttattTCTGTTATTGTGACTAGCAGatgttcttttcctttttgccCATTTCAGGACCTATGACAACAACAATTTCTACTTTTTAATAATTAGTTTTCCTACTTAACCTTCCGCTCTTCACTTTTCTcagaaacaaaacataaaaaataagatcCAAAGCCTCGTTTCATGTACTAGATTCCTAGCAACCAaaccggaaaaaaaaaaaaaaagcaaaaacaaaacaaataaccaCAGAGTCAGTTCGCCACCACCGCCCCCCTAGAATCGAATCCAATCTACAGAGGTAATCCTCCAAATCACACTATTCAACACAACCACAATAAAACTCATGGCCCCTGATTCAACAATCTAACAACATGCACATACACGCACAAGTATTTATAAACATACTAATCCATATCCATCAATCAATCGACACAAACATGCACGGATCCGTCGAAACTCAACCAATCAAATCGAAACAGAAACCGCCAAACACCGATTCAGAAACATCGGTTTAAAGCAACTCGGAAGTTCTCAATTATGATCATGAACTCACAGCAGTCAACAGAACGAGGATCGGCGACGACGTCAGACGCTCGGCGAGATCGGCAAGAATTGTATTCCAGAACTGGAACGCGAGGGATAGAGGGAACtagaagagagaggagagagaaatgtATTTATAGGGGGATTTCGGGCAAGGAGATAAAGTGACCGGGAGGGCCGGTAAGGCGAGGACGGGGAGAGGCGGTTTTACCGGCTACAGCAGGTTAAAGTGGATAAAATAATATCTATCCGAGGCGCGGGGCGGGGCGGGGTATAAGTCGTGGAGTGGGAAAGAgggtttctttctctttctccttctccttctcctcttcCTTTATTAACGGTTGCGTGCAAGGAGAGAGAACGTGGCTGGGTGATTAACGTCCTCCTGCCACTTGCATAGCAGCTGCAGTGCCGAACTCAAACTGCCACTACTGCCGTGGGGGCGATTGTTAAaactgtattttatttttatttccaaattAAAAAAGTATGTGAGAACTCAAATTTGGATATTGTTTCTCCTTAACATGAGTTTCTCAATTGATGCCAAGTTAGGCATGCAAGAGATTTAATAATGTGTTTTTTACAAACAACAATATATGCACTTCACCCATACAATTTTATtcttaaagattttattttgttgttcatGTCAAATAATTCTTATATTGTCCAACGCAACTTGCAAGGGACAAGTGTGTGGCCATATGCCCCTCTCTCATTTTGCTCCCTTCGCTCGACACGAGTAACATAATCTGACTGATGGGAATgtaaaatctcatattttacTCTCTTAATgtttagttttttatatttatttaatgtctaaatgtactcattattcttatattttgatttaggaaGTAAAAGGAgacattaaatgaaaaatatagttaattgtGTTTTTTTGGACAGTTTTAACATTGTTTCATAATTCGGACATAACTCTTTCGTAAgagctccgattgagatgattcaagatgttATGGAAAGCCAAGAAAACGATCTacaactttaatattttgagttttcagagATTCTGTTTTAATCAAGGTCGAAATTGGGGTTAAAGTTTCTGTAATTGcataattgaaaaagaaattcatgaaatgggccatgggcatactttatatattaattatggaaGCCCAATTAGAAAGCAGCATCCGTGAGAACTTAAAGTCCAAGAAGCAGCTGAATATATCACGGAGAAATTGGGGgtccatatatttattatattataaagtgGAAAGGTTAATTGGAAGAAGGAAATTGAAGCCCAAAAGAAGCTGCGTGCAAGTCCAATTGTAATTGATCTGGGGCCCATGGAGCAATTAAAGATAGGGTTATGCGCATATGCTATTATATATAGTCATGAAGGCAAAAAGCAGGCAGCGGTTGGAACGGAGGCAGCAAGCAGCGTACAGGGACGACACACAGaagttctctttcttttttatttttattatttcctttTGAGTTTTAATCCATGACCACGTGTGACTAAGTTTTTATACTTGGTTTAAGGAAACGAAAACCTCGAAATCAATAAAGTTGTGagatttaatttacttttatcatttaatttatgttttaaatatcagATGTTCTTCTATATCTATTTTCATGATTGTTTCATTTAATTACTAAGAGGCCTATTAGTTTATTATTCGTTGCAATCTACTGCTAAGTTAGATatcaaatccgtaattgtttgatCCCTCTAATTTGTGGAGTAACATAagatttaatgatttgctgTGTCAGAAATTATTAGATCTTAGGAAGAACGCTtgactaaattaaatgcaatCGCTTGTGCCTGTGTTTGTTTAGTTTCATTGATCTCTCTAACTCGTAAGGCTGCTATTAGATTAAACCTTTAGCGCTTGTCTTGGGTTATTTAATAGTTAGGGTTGATTAGATCACttgttttctaattaactaTGACTAAGGagagataagaaaataattctaatggTGAATATTTAAAGtgtgaattgatatatatttgtatcgATGATCAGTTGTAAGATTTCGATGGTGGATGTTGACTTAGACCAATGTTTGttcttttaattgattttaatattttaatttgattgattagttgTTATTCTTTAAATTGATTTCGTTATACTCAAACCCCCCCCCTCAATCAATGTTCACATAGCATAAAACTAAGCTAGATACTCTCCGTGGGAACGATATTTACTCACACtactacatatatttttaggagtataggttttatttttggttaCCTACGACAACACACCACTGACCCTTATTCTTAAA
This window of the Diospyros lotus cultivar Yz01 chromosome 5, ASM1463336v1, whole genome shotgun sequence genome carries:
- the LOC127802556 gene encoding ATG8-interacting protein 1-like isoform X1: MADNGEGEETTSRGNEWEVVSLTASAYAAAPNPEQVELNDNGKESMAENNEGETSRAMFMSSHFVFPPSQHENLPLEPENIEIHSIQGIEDDGAKLGSEEEGISDTKDEQNWGINKGLAMADDFPGIQFFDEKVSLSIHGTELDKETALQRLNLLEKEQSMYSAPKFSAFSNETPMDESAAYDENKIIPGQIEPSEGGLDSDISKLPKPAKEDTRDSSELPCGAWWKRQAASLYAQAKEANAFWSIFVAAAVMGLVILGQRWQQERWRTLQLNWQISTNDEKMGRILGPISRFKEVFVGGNRRGSFIRGSSSTDR
- the LOC127802556 gene encoding ATG8-interacting protein 1-like isoform X2, which gives rise to MADNGEGEETTSRGNEWEVVSLTASAYAAAPNPEQVELNDNGKESMAENNEGETSRAMFMSSHFVFPPSQHENLPLEPENIEIHSIQGIEDDGAKLGSEEEGISDTKDEQNWGINKGLAMADDFPGIQFFDEKVSLSIHGTELDKETALQRLNLLEKEQSMYSAPKFSAFSNETPMDESAAYDENKIIPGQIEPSEGGLDSDISKLPKPAKEDTRDSSELPCGAWWKRQAASLYAQAKEANAFWSIFVAAAVMGLVILGQRWQQERWRTLQLNWQISTNDEMGRILGPISRFKEVFVGGNRRGSFIRGSSSTDR